The Flammeovirga pectinis genomic interval CTTGAGTTGACAACAATGAATATCAACTTAAAAACTATTCCGGGTTTACTAAAAGCTCAACTTACTAACCGAGCTGCAAGAGCTCCGAAGAAAAGTTTACCTATAGTTCCTTTAGATAAAAATCTATTTGAAAGCTCTCCAGATATTCCTAAATGTGTTTGGTATGGCCATTCTTGTGCTTTGTTACAAATTGAAGGAACTACTATTTTAATAGACCCTATGTTAGGTCCAGATGCATCTCCAATAGGTCCTGTTACAACAAAAAGGTTTAGTGAAAATAGTTTAGATGTTATTGATCAGTTACCAGAGATTGATGTATTAATGTTAACCCATGACCATTATGACCACCTTGATTTAGCGAGTATAACAAAGTTAAAACCTAAGGTTAGAAAATATATAGTTGGCCTAGGCTCTAAAAGACATTTGATTAAATGGGGAGTAAACGCTGACCTAATCACTGAAATGGATTGGTGGGATAAGACACTTTTTGAAGGTATTGAAATTACATACACACCTTCTAGACATTTTTCTG includes:
- a CDS encoding MBL fold metallo-hydrolase; amino-acid sequence: MLHLFSHQFGGPFSDNEEKKLEKSKNWKDGKFENLELTTMNINLKTIPGLLKAQLTNRAARAPKKSLPIVPLDKNLFESSPDIPKCVWYGHSCALLQIEGTTILIDPMLGPDASPIGPVTTKRFSENSLDVIDQLPEIDVLMLTHDHYDHLDLASITKLKPKVRKYIVGLGSKRHLIKWGVNADLITEMDWWDKTLFEGIEITYTPSRHFSGRGLTDRAKSLWGGWAFITATTRIYWSGDGGYGDHFKEIGDKLGPFDWGFMENGQYNENWHSIHMYPEESVQAAIDAKVKNALPVHWGGFVLALHPWKEPIERFIIEAKKKNIKFFTPKIGEVVTLGEEDKHTNWWNELD